The genomic DNA GTTAGTCATCGTTATTGAGAGCTGGGGGAGAAGCTAGCTCCCCTCCCTCCTGTATTTAGCTAGTTGGAGCAACATCTCCCCATCCCCCTCCCCTGTACACCACACAGGCCTATACAGCAGTTCACTTCAACATTACAGCTTTCAGTCAGCTTCTTACCAGCGTTATCTCACACAAACTTCACAGTTTAACAGCGctgtcagcgtgtgtgtgtgtgtgtgtttgtgtgtgcgccgCTCGAGTCTAACAAAGTGTGTAAAAAGTAGGTCCCGACAAGGCGCGGCGTGATGATGCCTCAGCTCAAGGTAAAACACGAGGAAAGTCACCGGAAGTACACAAATGTAAGtcaacttcaaaataaaagcatgcagTTACAgtgcatcaaatggaaatactcaagtaaagaaGAAGTAGCTCAAAATCCTACTGAGTAcattaaatgtacttagttactttccaccattgAATACAATCCCCTTGAGGAAATTAAGATGGGACACCATTGTACCTCACAGTTACACTgtattaataaacaataatactgACATTTTTCTGACCTAATTCCAGATAGTAGCAAGACAACATATTTAGTCATTCTTTCGACTTTGTATTATTTAAGTGAGCATGATGTTTTTCACTAACCTCAGAGTATCTGTCACACTGTTACAATACAAACCAccttattattacattaaatgCAATGCCTGAAAAAAGTATTTCACATAATGTATGATTTTCTGTGTGAAGCCCACTAATACAAGTTGTCTATACTACTACCAGCTTCCCATCCgtgtaaacaaacagtatatTTGTCCCCTCTGTGTACTTTGATTCACGTGCCTTTATTCCGACAACCGCTCGGGCGCTTCCGTTATAGTCCTCGGTAACCTCCGGCCACATGACTGAAGTGTCTTCATACTGATGGTACTAAATGTCTCTGAGAGAATACAGTGTCCTCGTGTACGTGACCGGCTGGTTAATCTGAACAACCACACGTACTGATATCTGCTAACAAGCATCCAATACAATCTGAAAAATTAACCTATCAAAAAAGGGCCGTAGTTAATTATTAAGAGGTGCTGTCGTTAACTGTTTAGAGCAACATTAACTGTAAGAATCCAGGTTAAATGAGTGTCGCCATGTGTGTACATTAACTTAATTATTCACAGCTGTGTGATAAAGGGCTTTAGCGACCACCTGACATGGTAACATGTTTACATTGAGCCATGCATCGGGTTCATGTACTACTCTACCTCAGCCGTTCACGCGGAGATATCTGGCCGGTTCAGGGCGGCTCGGAGAACCGGACACTCACTCAGGCAGGTCGAAGGGGTGACGGTCCGGACGGTCGAGCTGTTCTCGGAACAAGCTGCGTTATTACGAGGCTCTATAATATATGCTGTTACTCTGCCAGCTTCTCATTTACCGTTTTCGGGATACGTATCCATCTCTATCCAGTTAAATAATCTCCATTAATACCACTGataatgaacattttcaaaaaacagGAGGATATTCTCCGTGCGAAACTCGTATTTCGCGGCACAACTTTAAACCTGATTTGCATGTAAACCACTATTCGCCAGGGCTCATGTACGTCGCTGTGTGGACGTGATGACGTAGCTGTAGCCGACCAATAGTCAATAAAGCCATGAGCGGTATCTTTTTCTTCTCAGCTATGTGCTGCATTCCAGGTTTTCATGactcaaataaacacatttctgatgCAATTACAGATTAACTTTTTTATGAGAATAAAAATAAGGCAACAAGCAGTAATATTAGCTGTTactatatacattttatataatttaattgaCTAATAATGAGATGAGATCAACAACAAGGAAAAGTCACCTGTATCATTGTGCATGAATTATATAGAATGTACACATTAATACAGCTCTAATTAACATCAGAAAAATGAGAAGAATAGTTGGATTAAGACAGGTAGCAGAACTGTGAACaggttaaaacattaaacaaatcTAACTATATTGCTTCCAAATCCACACTTACAACATTTCAATATCACTTTAACACACCCAAAAATACTTGTTTCTTAAATTGTGGTAACCTCATACACTTATACCACGAAAAATGTACATGGCTTGAAGCATTTCACAGTTTAGAATataaagaaagtcaaagctttgactttcttcagactcttttccttctccatgcaccttggaggTAGATgcagttgtgccagaaacctccaccaTGTTTCTAGAGTTTAGACTTTAATTAAATTTGGAATTTTTCTATTAATGTTTCATATAAAAATCTCAGGTTGTTGTCCTGTCTTAGTTGCTTTACTCCCTGCAACACACTGGCACAAGCTTTAAGTCACTCAACCATATGTATGTACATGTCATTAGAACAGTttcagtcatcatcatcaaacttGATCTTCTTCCCTTGAAAGGCCATAATTTGTCCTTGCTGctcctttcttttcttactgGCCTCCCAGGATGGATGCAGAGCCTGTTGAGGCGGTGCCTGTTGTGAAAACACACCTCCACCCCTACGATCATTTTGCCTTGCACCGTCGCCTCGGCCTCGTCCTCGTCCTCGACCCCTCCCTCTGCCTGCGAAGTCCCTCTCCTCCGGCTTGCGTCCGCCTTCAGGGAAGGGTTTGGTGTATTTTGATCCTAAACTTCCCGCTGTACCTTTCTCCTGCTTTTGGAACTTGGTTTCTTTGCTAAAATCTCTACTTGCACTACCTTCAGGATTCTGTCTACCTTGGCCCCTAAATTTATTCCCACCTCTGCCTGCACCTCCACCTCTTCCGGGTTTAGATCCAGACAGGTTGGAACAGAAAACAGTCTTACACGCGGTGGCTTTAGACTTCAGCCTGGACTCCAGCTCATCCAGTTCACTCTGGATCTCGTCTGAAGCTTTCAGTTTGTCTGTTGAAGTTTTCCCTTCCTGcttcttctcctccccttcttcacttttcttcttcttcttgaatTTGCTCACCTTTCCCACGAAGAAGTCGTCGTCGTCGCTCTGCTCTGACTGGGACGACTGCTTGTGGAAACGTTCCTCTGTGCTGTCGTCGAAGTATTCTTTCTCCTCATCTTCAGACTCCTCTAAATCGCTCTCTTCCTCGTCTTTCTCTGTCCGAAGCACCTCAGGTTTAGGATCGGGTTTCTTCTCCGCAGCTTGACTTTGTGGTCTAGTTTTCACGACGTCCTTTACTGGAATAGTTTTTGCTGATGCTGGTCCCTCACTCTTAGTCTTTAAcacctttttcttttgatcATTACCTGTATCAGCTGGAGGAGTTACTTTCACCGTGACTTTTTCAGGTTTAGCAACAGTTgcctcttttgtgtttttcagaggGCTGTCGCCTTCCTGAATGTTCGCCATTTCCTTCTGCTCCACTGCGCtatcatcctcttcctctccctttcttcctcgcCTGTCTGGTGACTCCAGAGGCAGTTTTACAgcttgattttgcacctttCCCTTTCTATCTCCCTGCTCTATAtccttcatcctctcctctttgAAGGCTTTCACGGCAGCCTTGATGCCTTCGATCTTCTTGTTGAACTGGGGGTGAGTGGTGATGCGTGCTACGGCCCGGTCAGAGATAGAAGACTTGGGGTCTTTACACACCTGTTCGAAGTTGAGAGTCTTCTGCAAGGCGGTTTTGGTCACCtgaaaatgagaggaaaaaataatttatccaATTAGACATTAATGTGTTTCTCCATTTTCAAAATGAGGAATAAAAAACAGAACTTCTGAAGTACCAGGTCTGGTGAGAGAGTCTTCATGGCTCGGAACTCCTCGAGCAGTCTGGCAGCTCTCCTCTGATTCCTCTCAATCTCCATCTCTTtgcccttcttcttcttcagggcGGCGATCTGACGTGTCAGCTTCCTGCTGATCAGAGCCCTCACCCTCTTcacttctttcctcatcttcaccACCTCGTTGTTGAGGTTCAGGACATCAGGCTGCTTTTTGTCTTTAGGTTGAGCAGGCGGTGAAGgctttttctcagtttcatcTCCGTCCGGATTCATCGCCTCCTCGTCCTTTTCCGTATCATCTCCACTTTCCTCTTCGTCGTCAACTccgtcttcctcttcttcatcatcatctacTGCTgattcttcctcctccacttcttccacctcttccttctcttcttcctcagctGATGACAGCATTTTCTCTACCTTATCCATGGTATACATCATCtgtttaaacaaacacattatagATCAGCAAACATGAATAACTGAAATTAGTTTTTATCAAGAATGCCTAATCCCCACATTAATTAACATAAATAACCTAACACATTAGTCCAGTTTCATCTGCTCTGCACTGGCTTTCTGTACGTTTCAGAACTGACTTTAAggtcctcctccttccatacaaAGCTGTTAATGGGCTAGGACATGGCAAActcccaaaaaaaaataaaaatgtaaatgcacccAATTGTAGCCAAAGGGCTAGTTTCCATTGGCAGTCCCCCTGCCAGAAGGAGCAAGTCCATGCACATAATCAAATGTATCATCATCTTATTAATCAcataaaataattcatcatcaatacaatatacaatgtcctgataatcacataaaatatttcatcatcaagCTACACATAAGCATAATATATATACCCACCCCACCCTCCCCAATTCACACACGAGACCCCGCCAGTGACCAGCACTCCAAAAGCCCCGACTCCCCCCACGACCCAGCCCCACATAGAATCATCACTGCATGTATTGAAATAAAGCCTacataaattaatcaattaattaattaattaatgttcgTACACTTCATTCAAATAATTCAGGCCCTAGTGCCCACATGTTTGGTTGTCTATTAACCATTgtcttagattttttttttttttaacgaatTGTATGATATAGATTCTCTTATATCTTGTGGGATTTTATTCCACTCATGAGCTGTTCtgtaacaaaaatacaaaaatagttgtatttgacttgattttatgtagtttttattcttttttttcttgttcttgttatttttattctcatattacaattatgtttttatttctttcctctttcttttctgttcttttttcaaCCCTTATACAGAAAATtagatgttaattattcttttttttaactttgtatttactttgatgttactagttatctcatgtgcatgtaaataaacatttccacaaataatttttaaattattttggattttatgagttgtatctccaccaggatatgTTGTCCGGATTAAGgtataaaaaattatatatgtatgtatctcctggtgcacgttgtCTATTTAAGGGTTAACATTGCTTTGTGCTCcttttattctctattttattCTCTATATGTGAAGCACTTgatgtatgtaatttattttgttgtaacgcactttgagctgcatttattgtatgaaaggtgctatacaaataaaacaataataataataataataataataataataataataataataataataatactggcaatcattattataataatactggcaatcattattatcatcatcatcatcatcagtagtagtagtagtagtaatagtagtataaaatacaaaaaaaaaagacttactACTGCTAGGAAATAGACAGTGGGGTTAAAAAGTGTTAGACCACTTTCTCATTCAGATGAATAAAAGTGTTCTCAGAGATCAAACCATCATCCACACTGCTGTCTGTACTTATTTCCCCATTTAAACCCTCCCAATAGTCATCTCTGCTACCCGACACACAAATTTTTCGAAATGTCATGACATTCTATAAAGTAATATCGTATATTAATCCATTTGAAACTACATATATATCTATCgagagagaaaaactgtaaaaacctGATCAGTGCTCCAAAAACAAACGTGGTAGAGTAA from Scomber scombrus chromosome 16, fScoSco1.1, whole genome shotgun sequence includes the following:
- the srfbp1 gene encoding serum response factor-binding protein 1, whose amino-acid sequence is MMYTMDKVEKMLSSAEEEEKEEVEEVEEEESAVDDDEEEEDGVDDEEESGDDTEKDEEAMNPDGDETEKKPSPPAQPKDKKQPDVLNLNNEVVKMRKEVKRVRALISRKLTRQIAALKKKKGKEMEIERNQRRAARLLEEFRAMKTLSPDLVTKTALQKTLNFEQVCKDPKSSISDRAVARITTHPQFNKKIEGIKAAVKAFKEERMKDIEQGDRKGKVQNQAVKLPLESPDRRGRKGEEEDDSAVEQKEMANIQEGDSPLKNTKEATVAKPEKVTVKVTPPADTGNDQKKKVLKTKSEGPASAKTIPVKDVVKTRPQSQAAEKKPDPKPEVLRTEKDEEESDLEESEDEEKEYFDDSTEERFHKQSSQSEQSDDDDFFVGKVSKFKKKKKSEEGEEKKQEGKTSTDKLKASDEIQSELDELESRLKSKATACKTVFCSNLSGSKPGRGGGAGRGGNKFRGQGRQNPEGSASRDFSKETKFQKQEKGTAGSLGSKYTKPFPEGGRKPEERDFAGRGRGRGRGRGRGDGARQNDRRGGGVFSQQAPPQQALHPSWEASKKRKEQQGQIMAFQGKKIKFDDDD